The proteins below come from a single Elgaria multicarinata webbii isolate HBS135686 ecotype San Diego chromosome 11, rElgMul1.1.pri, whole genome shotgun sequence genomic window:
- the CABP5 gene encoding calcium-binding protein 5, with translation MQNALGPACIFLRKGIAEKQGERELGADEIEELREAFDEFDKDKDGYISCKDLGNLMRTMGYMPTEMELIELSQQINMNLGGRVDFEDFVEMMTPKLLAETAGMIGLQEMRDAFKEFDTNGDGEITLDELYHAMQRLMGERLTSREIADVVKEADVNGDGTVDFEEFVRMMSR, from the exons ATGCAGAACGCCCTGGGACCGGCTTGCATCTTCTTGCGCAAGGGCATCGCTGAGAAACAGGGG GAACGAGAACTGGGCGCAGATGAAATTGAAG AGCTCCGCGAGGCCTTTGATGAGTTTGACAAGGACAAAGATGGTTATATCAGCTGCAAAGATTTGGGCAACCTCATGAGGACGATGGGCTACATGCCCACGGAGATGGAGCTCATAGAACTGTCGCAGCAGATCAACATGAATC TCGGGGGCCGTGTGGATTTCGAGGACTTTGTGGAGATGATGACGCCGAAGCTGTTGGCAGAGACGGCGGGCATGATTGGACTTCAGGAGATGAGGGATGCCTTCAAGGAG TTTGACACAAATGGGGACGGTGAGATCACTCTGGATGAGTTGTATCACGCCATGCAACGGCTGATGGGTGAACGCCTGACTTCCCGGGAGATTGCAGACGTGGTGAAGGAAGCCGACGTCAACGGAGACGGGACTGTGGATTTTGAAG